Proteins found in one Aspergillus chevalieri M1 DNA, chromosome 2, nearly complete sequence genomic segment:
- the fbx15 gene encoding F-box domain protein (COG:S;~EggNog:ENOG410PP0Y;~InterPro:IPR001810,IPR036047;~go_function: GO:0005515 - protein binding [Evidence IEA]), with amino-acid sequence MTDLSRSLDSIPYDVFYQIASKLDCYDFISLSRVNRSLNHAMSSEPIARKTIENNLLHTKEGQDADRSKSGYRKAVGRLFDIKESFSTAQPYSASVIAYGTTFLYDSGSLCYVHDDDIRVLDVHGAAQKEQVMNISNVVARVLPHYAPGTSPIRLSLLHYSDGILAFLVELAEGPEAWLFAIDLRRRPANARNGRLRLRTQLSSTRRLFVRHNGSYLYYGTHSSLGYDGYPLWAIHCVDLQTGRHMSEKPVELAHFAGNEIGQTVCFGLHQDHLYAVSTQVDCEEEEVDWTSFYIWVCLAPEPNTRRRVTPNRTWRRQHREGPINDTWTDLSLRHDEATKRLMILECRREWRNGGSENCRTYYMQALPSPNEINTGKQRTGPTDARVPHHEPLIKVHDPSSKPNQQPPKKRLRRHYHPEYQLGGTGPNDSSAQPQRRDFILAKTKYHAYNLSASSFVDLVNDPSPDPTKDSTSLIPHDRLRLRTVSRKRKCPIDETGEEGPRGLLYRPDLSDTNGQPIDHSEERFLSRGVHMWPPDNAPPELNNLLCPSERAGRVQAMADERSIVYSVNHDGLTDGKQALILINFDPSIKFPGLTRLHRYNHHLGEMFSSAQDPAGVAVGVEQPQFGGPSRERHGMSVVRTMGMNVGLPSVREEAAMYLRINWGYWLR; translated from the exons ATGACTGATCTCTCAAGGAGTCTGGACTCCATTCCTTATGATGTTTTCTATCAAATCGCCTCCAAACTGGATTGCTATGATTTTATCAGTCTCAGTCGCGTCAATAGATCTCTGAATCATGCTATGAGCAGTGAACCTATCGCCCGAAAGACCATCGAG AACAACCTCCTCCATACCAAAGAAGGTCAAGATGCAGACCGGTCAAAATCCGGCTATCGCAAAGCCGTTGGTCGCCTATTCGATATCAAAGAGTCCTTCTCCACTGCTCAGCCATACTCAGCCTCCGTCATCGCCTACGGCACCACTTTCCTCTACGACTCCGGTTCGCTGTGTTACGTCCACGATGACGACATCCGCGTTCTGGATGTCCATGGTGCAGCTCAAAAAGAGCAGGTGATGAACATTTCCAACGTTGTCGCCCGTGTGCTGCCCCATTACGCTCCAGGCACCAGCCCCATCCGCCTCTCCCTACTGCACTATAGCGACGGTATCTTGGCGTTTCTGGTCGAGCTGGCTGAGGGTCCAGAGGCGTGGCTTTTTGCCATCGATCTGCGACGGCGACCGGCGAATGCGCGCAATGGTCGCTTGCGGCTGCGGACTCAGCTGTCATCTACGCGACGATTGTTTGTTCGTCATAATGGCTCTTATCTCTACTACGGTACTCACTCGTCGTTAGGGTACGACGGATATCCGTTATGGGCGATTCACTGTGTCGACCTGCAGACGGGTCGTCATATGTCGGAGAAGCCTGTGGAGCTGGCGCATTTTGCGGGTAATGAGATTGGCCAGACAGTGTGTTTTGGACTGCATCAGGACCATCTGTATGCCGTTTCTACGCAGGTTGATtgtgaagaggaagaggttgaCTGGACGTCATTTTATATCTGGGTTTGTCTTGCTCCGGAACCGAATACGCGACGACGGGTTACTCCAAACCGCACCTGGCGTCGTCAGCATCGCGAAGGTCCCATCAACGATACTTGGACGGACCTCTCGCTGCGACATGACGAGGCCACCAAACGTCTCATGATCCTCGAATGTCGTCGCGAGTGGCGTAACGGAGGAAGCGAAAACTGTCGCACCTACTACATGCAAGCCCTTCCATCGCCAAACGAAATCAACACCGGGAAGCAACGCACTGGCCCGACAGACGCACGAGTCCCCCATCACGAACCCCTCATCAAAGTCCATGATCCATCAAGCAAACCAAACCAACAACCACCCAAGAAACGCCTCCGTCGACACTACCACCCAGAATACCAACTAGGCGGCACCGGCCCCAACGACTCTTCCGCCCAACCCCAACGACGAGACTTCATTCTAGCAAAGACAAAATACCATGCCTACAACCTTTCCGCCTCATCCTTCGTCGACCTCGTCAACGACCCCTCCCCAGACCCCACAAAGGACAGCACAAGCCTAATCCCCCACGACCGCCTCCGCCTGCGTACCGTCTCCCGAAAACGCAAATGTCCCATCGACGAAACAGGCGAAGAAGGTCCTCGCGGCCTCCTCTACCGCCCAGACCTCAGCGACACAAACGGCCAACCAATAGACCACAGCGAGGAACGCTTCCTCTCCCGCGGCGTCCACATGTGGCCTCCAGACAACGCACCCCCGGAACTAAACAACCTCCTCTGCCCCAGCGAACGAGCAGGCCGCGTCCAGGCCATGGCCGACGAACGCTCAATCGTCTACTCGGTAAACCACGACGGTCTGACAGACGGCAAACAAGCGCTGATCCTCATCAACTTCGACCCATCGATCAAATTCCCCGGTCTTACACGGCTGCACCGGTACAACCATCACTTGGGCGAGATGTTTTCGTCTGCACAGGATCCGGCTGGTGTGGCAGTTGGTGTTGAGCAGCCGCAGTTCGGGGGTCCGTCGAGGGAGCGGCATGGTATGTCTGTTGTTagaactatggggatgaATGTGGGGTTGCCGTCTGTTAGGGAGGAGGCTGCGATGTATCTAAGGATTAATTGGGGGTATTGGTTGAGATAG
- a CDS encoding uncharacterized protein (COG:S;~EggNog:ENOG410Q29G;~SECRETED:SignalP(1-16)), giving the protein MHFKFLILPLVTLGLASPAPAPSGGLLSDLPDIVDNVKDLLSQDTIDDLQTIVKGGAVLLGGDTPQNLRNLLSKENIDKLQDVIDNAHTLITTSFVNDTSELVADAAPLVADVSKLLGGILASV; this is encoded by the exons ATGCACTTCAAATTTCTCATTCTTCCCCTCGTCACCCTCGGTCTGGCCTCCCCCGCTCCCGCGCCATCCGGTGGGCTCCTATCTGACCTGCCTGATATCGTGGACAACGTCAAAGACCTGCTTAGCCAGGACACCATCGACGATCTACAGACGATTGTCAAAGGCGGCGCAGTGTTGCTGGGAGGTGACACGCCGCAGAATCTCAGGAACTTGCTGTCCAAGGAGAATATCGACAAACTGCAGGATGTCATCGACAATGCGCATACTCTGATCACGACGTCATTTGTCAATGATACTTCGGAGCTAGTGGCGGATGCAGCACCG TTGGTTGCCGACGTCTCGAAGCTGCTCGGAGGGATACTAGCGTCTGTTTGA
- a CDS encoding oxygenase MpaB family protein (COG:S;~EggNog:ENOG410Q2VJ;~InterPro:IPR018713;~PFAM:PF09995) — protein MSEEIEKLPDEKSIPASSSPDTHSDNASGKENGNQYPLDALDKLEILPHMLQEGILFAGSGSALLLQAALPDIRSDNEQHHNNLANELGDALQAILGYIACLVFGTRDEKRILLDLLARRQPPLKGSEYYTRRPDVHLWIAATLYATATDFYQRIYGRVNLKTAEKAYREYSLLCHVLGIPRGTWPENREAFWKYWDERIETLHVTDHANEFAKDLMYRTEFPRWVQTLKPFLRVVTIEMLPPRIREQYGLQSTMGTRGLYRFTMGFSVAVYPALLKSVRRYPVQYYLKELRKHLNVI, from the coding sequence ATGTCCGAGGAAATCGAGAAATTACCAGACGAAAAGTCCATTCCGGCCTCGTCGTCGCCGGACACCCATAGCGACAATGCTAGCggaaaagaaaatgggaATCAATATCCCCTTGATGCCCTCGATAAGCTTGAAATCCTCCCTCATATGCTTCAAGAGGGTATTCTCTTCGCCGGGTCCGGGTCCGCACTGCTCCTTCAAGCCGCCTTGCCAGACATCCGCAGCGACAACGAACAACACCATAACAACTTAGCGAACGAGCTCGGTGACGCCTTACAGGCAATTCTGGGCTACATCGCGTGTTTGGTATTCGGAACACGAGACGAAAAGCGCATCTTGCTAGACCTGCTCGCGCGGCGACAACCCCCGCTCAAAGGAAGCGAGTACTACACGCGCAGACCAGATGTGCACCTCTGGATCGCAGCAACACTCTACGCAACGGCAACAGATTTCTACCAGCGCATCTATGGCCGCGTCAACTTGAAGACCGCCGAAAAGGCCTACAGGGAGTACTCGCTGCTCTGTCATGTGCTAGGCATCCCCCGCGGCACGTGGCCGGAGAACCGCGAGGCATTTTGGAAGTATTGGGACGAGCGCATCGAGACGCTGCATGTGACAGACCATGCGAATGAGTTCGCCAAGGACCTCATGTACCGCACCGAGTTTCCCCGGTGGGTGCAGACGCTCAAGCCGTTTTTGCGGGTCGTTACGATTGAGATGCTTCCGCCGAGAATCCGCGAGCAGTATGGGTTACAATCGACTATGGGGACGAGGGGGTTGTATCGGTTTACGATGGGGTTTTCGGTAGCTGTTTATCCCGCATTGCTTAAGTCGGTGAGGAGGTATCCGGTACAGTATTATTTGAAGGAATTGAGGAAACATCTGAATGTCATTTGA
- a CDS encoding uncharacterized protein (COG:S;~EggNog:ENOG410Q0VM), with protein sequence MEQIPFNQVPSTKRSPSFTNAAFQPDSTFRAQVQGQVPVPLPAQSQNTSLNSTATANMPANSSTLGANPSQQPQSQSQKQTQIQTQQPEDESTEQTQKGGPTATAPFLRDFSLVAEAAKRAQMAVVMRDLEGISL encoded by the coding sequence ATGGAGCAAATACCCTTCAACCAAGtcccatccaccaagcgcTCACCATCCTTCACGAACGCAGCCTTCCAGCCCGACTCGACTTTTCGAGCCCAAGTACAGGGGCAGGTGCCAGTGCCACTGCCAGCTCAATCCCAGAATACGAGCCTCAATTCCACTGCCACTGCCAACATGCCGGCGAACTCGAGTACCCTCGGCGCCAACCCGTCGCAGCAGCCTCAATCACAGTCCCAGAAACAAACACAAATACAAACGCAACAGCCCGAAGACGAGTCAACAGAGCAGACGCAAAAAGGCGGACCAACGGCCACAGCGCCGTTCCTGCGGGACTTTAGCCTCGTAGCGGAAGCGGCGAAGCGGGCGCAGATGGCTGTCGTGATGCGGGACTTGGAGGGGATTTCACTATAA
- a CDS encoding uncharacterized protein (COG:S;~EggNog:ENOG410Q1FN;~SECRETED:SignalP(1-18)), with the protein MNLTWLLFAASTLAATTPTPTTPPSTDSGWSSVENALHSMTIPSLALPTNSGNLANISPPPRSLINQVISAVPASVLVDLFDPSKRRALGSEIQAGSTPTWYQNLPTDVKNYMAVVKSQISEGALTASPTASNSVSGSGSGSVSNEATATAAETTTGAASDTNSGGRIQPGGIEVAIAGAIAIMGMMPLL; encoded by the exons ATGAACCTCACCTGGCTCCTATTCGCAGCGAGCACCCTCGCAGCCActacaccaacaccaacgacACCTCCATCAACGGACTCTGGCTGGTCCTCTGTTGAAAATGCACT ACATTCCATGACCATCCCCTCCCTCGCCCTCCCAACCAACTCCGGCAACCTCGCCAACATCTCCCCTCCCCCGCGTTCCCTCATCAACCAAGTCATCTCCGCCGTCCCAGCCAGCGTGCTTGTGGATCTCTTCGACCCCTCAAAGCGTCGCGCACTGGGATCCGAAATCCAGGCTGGCTCGACCCCGACGTGGTATCAGAACCTCCCCACCGACGTCAAGAATTACATGGCAGTGGTGAAGTCGCAGATATCCGAAGGAGCACTAACGGCGAGTCCGACTGCTTCGAACTCTgtttctggttctggttctggttctgtgAGTAATGAGGCAACGGCGACAGCGGCCGAGACTACGACCGGAGCTGCGAGTGATACGAATAGCGGTGGGCGGATACAGCCGGGAGGAATTGAGGTGGCGATTGCAGGTGCAATTGCAATCATGGGAATGATGCCTTTGTTGTAG
- a CDS encoding uncharacterized protein (COG:S;~EggNog:ENOG410PJV0) yields the protein MARQLKLERAVCSFIGNLGMVNYQSSQRTSDGVLLDLAIQQLTERVDMVRYIKKSMTPDATNEATIWEAIGLSRLSLCYTARGLSQEAIKSALGSVEAAASLKDPTVITMPRFFYGHALLGSAKKH from the coding sequence ATGGCAAGGCAACTCAAGCTCGAACGTGCCGTGTGTAGTTTTATCGGAAATCTAGGAATGGTCAACTACCAGTCGTCACAACGAACTTCTGACGGGGTACTGCTCGACCTAGCCATCCAGCAGTTGACCGAACGCGTTGATATGGTTCGCTATATTAAAAAGTCTATGACACCAGACGCTACAAATGAAGCTACTATTTGGGAAGCCATTGGACTTTCCCGTCTCTCCCTCTGTTATACAGCCCGCGGCCTCTCACAAGAGGCAATAAAATCTGCTCTCGGCTCTGTTGAGGCTGCTGCTAGTCTAAAAGACCCAACTGTGATCACAATGCCGCGGTTCTTCTACGGCCATGCTTTACTAGGCAGCGCAAAGAAGCATTAA
- a CDS encoding alpha/beta fold hydrolase (COG:S;~EggNog:ENOG410PJ9N;~InterPro:IPR008886,IPR029058) has product MAGQDSLDDAPSPTHPDILLNRPGTGTENYLDHSASNLSLPHRPESGNRRLLLIYIHGFNGSEASFHAFPAHVHSLLTDALAASHEVYTRIYPRYKSRGDMKIARDQFSSWLSPHEADDLDIILLGHSLGGILAADVALLPSSPIYSHQHRKHNILGLINFDVPFLGLHPGIIQTSCKSLFQRDRPAENETETVPETQITTEAITAAFSPSHYDPPFFNDIRFAERSGMQGLMHFLEKNYNRLTKSILTRIVSPYEFAGCLNNYPELRRRYKQLMELEAAHDQPFRIRFVNYYTASEPPVPLKDKNNAGESENSRHASMEHSSLPVDAEEPPCKQSETETENETESCSLKPTKSESGVQHKPESDQADCTCASETADCTSKQHKKKKRRKFVLLPSHHWSHGDDSLWIPVNMDNMNEITAHQSLFLPHGRNYDQLVGDTMATIEQWIQVDLTQRMLAQEEQEGK; this is encoded by the exons ATGGCGGGGCAAGATTCTTTGGACGACGCTCCATCACCAACCCACCCTGATATACTACTCAACAGACCGGGAACAGGAACAGAAAATTACCTCGATCATTCTGCATCCAACCTCTCACTACCACATCGCCCCGAGTCTGGAAATCGCAGACTCCTCCTCATTTACATTCATGGATTCAATGGCTCCGAAGCCAGTTTCCACGCTTTCCCCGCACATGTGCATAGCCTGTTGACGGATGCGCTGGCCGCGTCTCATGAGGTGTACACCCGGATTTATCCTCGATATAAGTCTCGAGGCGATATGAAAATTGCTCGGGACCAGTTCAGTAGCTG GCTGTCGCCTCATGAAGCGGATGACCTGGATATCATTCTACTGGGACATAGCCTGGGGGGTATCTTAGCAGCGGATGTTGCTCTTCTGCCATCCTCTCCTATATATTCACATCAGCATCGGAAACACAACATCTTAGGTctgatcaatttcgacgtccCTTTTCTTGGTCTACATCCCGGAATAATCCAGACATCATGCAAGAGCCTTTTCCAACGAGATCGGCCAGCTGAGAACGAGACCGAGACAGTTCCGGAAACGCAAATCACGACTGAAGCCATCACCGCAgcattttctccttctcactATGACCCCCCGTTCTTCAACGATATACGCTTCGCTGAACGAAGTGGCATGCAAGGGCTCATGCATTTTCTTGAGAAGAACTACAATCGTCTCACAAAATCCATACTTACCCGCATTGTTTCACCGTATGAATTCGCCGGTTGTTTGAATAATTACCCAGAGCTTCGCCGACGGTATAAACAGCTAATGGAGCTGGAAGCAGCTCACGACCAACCATTCAGGATTCGGTTCGTGAATTATTACACGGCAAGTGAGCCTCCTGTGCCATTGAAGGATAAGAATAACGCTGGAGAAAGCGAAAACTCGCGGCATGCGAGTATGGAACATTCATCGTTGCCAGTCGATGCAGAGGAACCTCCGTGTAAACAGTCGGAGACCGAGACCGAGAACGAGACTGAGTCCTGTTCACTTAAACCAACCAAATCGGAATCAGGAGTACAGCATAAACCAGAATCAGACCAAGCGGATTGCACCTGCGCTTCCGAAACGGCTGACTGCACATCAAAACAAcataaaaagaagaaacgTCGGAAGTTTGTCCTATTACCATCACATCACTGGAGCCATGGTGATGATTCTCTCTGGATACCGGTAAATATGGACAATATGAATGAGATAACTGCGCATCAGTCGCTATTCTTGCCCCATGGAAGAAACTATGACCAGCTGGTCGGGGACACTATGGCGACGATCGAGCAGTGGATACAAGTTGATCTTACTCAACGAATGCTTGCGCAAGAGGAACAAGAGGGGAAGTGA
- a CDS encoding uncharacterized protein (COG:S;~EggNog:ENOG410Q2S1): MSSSPESQSPSSPDSPRHLAWPVPSVPITVTHYNTHTRQHTTSTTTTTTTSPTAGPSPTGGPTMIKSRRFYSSPLSDTSSTPDPKTPLQAYGLEQREPSIAEEKPHLLRRVSHALDDIKEDFSLGLDARGTAEKIRSRRRGSVFFEAPPSSSLAPRPESARPLSIFSTAGSVDHGSGSAGKRMSRRLSMFGGGFSQRRKRVGESISQPNLIGSSTHL, translated from the coding sequence ATGTCCTCCTCCCCAGAATCCcaatccccctcctcccccgacAGCCCCCGCCATCTCGCCTGGCCAGTCCCCTCGGTCCCAATCACAGTAACCCACTACAACACCCACACCCGCCAACACACAACctcaaccaccaccacaacaaccacaagcCCAACAGCAGGCCCCTCCCCAACCGGCGGCCCAACAATGATCAAATCCCGCCGCTTCTACTCCTCCCCTCTCTCCGATACCTCGAGCACCCCGGACCCAAAAACCCCCTTACAAGCCTACGGCCTCGAACAGCGCGAGCCCTCGATCGCAGAGGAAAAACCGCACCTGCTGCGCCGGGTCTCGCACGCGCTCGACGATATCAAGGAGGATTTTAGTCTGGGGTTGGATGCGAGGGGGACGGCGGAGAAGATAAGGAGTCGCAGGCGTGGGTCTGTGTTTTTTGAGGCTCCGCCGTCGAGCTCGTTGGCGCCGAGGCCGGAGTCTGCACGGCCGTTGTCTATTTTTTCGACGGCGGGGTCTGTTGACCATGGGAGTGGGAGTGCTGGGAAGAGGATGAGTAGGAGGTTGTCGATGTTTGGGGGTGGGTTTTCGCAGCGCAGGAAGAGAGTGGGAGAGAGTATTTCGCAGCCGAATTTGATTGGGTCGTCGACGCATTTGTGA
- a CDS encoding DUF3712 domain-containing protein (COG:S;~EggNog:ENOG410PXTB;~InterPro:IPR022185;~PFAM:PF12505;~TransMembrane:1 (i71-97o)), translating to MGKAKDLAEKPAYLSSAAAKYALGVHRGPFAPKESLDGNDLEHIETADTITLENIKRTPTQNLRRHWFRFWCCYVFWSIIFLAIFLPIFFLICIPAISQNVLNRSTLLLVEAAILEPRPDSLVLSMTSALNLPVSLPVRIDPMTLELFNREQPMNNTWSKVYLGPYLIKGNTTLGVTNQPTPIDPEQWYNYVWKFVHLHHPPLSVRGKTTSYLGELVSKVTMDKDIPQTTLNNFTGFSIDDSTLIEAREDGTNLLANATLPNPSVVTLEIGNTTLNLFSGDLLLGNATLPNLFLRPGNHATPVEGILDIKKLFNKDNLSQIVKDQAESLKKGNLKLKTIGTNVMWNGVQVPYYTKVMQGLTLEADVPIAGLLGNTVHSLLNGKDNPLANISITEPETDDSDGSILDGTGLDNLRKLKRAMSDVDLSKYSGRKRGMEMTIADLMATL from the exons ATGGGCAAGGCAAAGGACTTGGCCGAGAAGCCCGCCTATCTCAGCTCCGCTGCCGCGAAGTATGCTCTCGGTGTCCATCGCGGTCCTTTTGCGCCCAAAGAGTCTCTCGATGGCAACGATCTTGAGCATATCGAGACTGCGGACACCATCACGCTTGAGAACATCAAGCGCACGCCCACTCAGAATCTGCGGCGGCACTGGTTCCGGTTCTGGTGCTGTTATGTCTTTTGGTCGATTATCTTCCTCGCCATTTTCCTCCCTATTTT CTTCCTAATCTGTATCCCCGCCATCTCTCAAAATGTCCTCAACCGCTCGaccctcctcctcgtcgaaGCAGCCATCCTCGAGCCTCGTCCCGACAGCCTCGTTCTCAGCATGACCTCCGCCCTCAATCTCCCGGTCTCTCTTCCCGTGCGCATCGACCCCATGACCCTCGAATTGTTTAACCGCGAACAACCCATGAACAACACCTGGTCCAAGGTATATCTGGGCCCGTACCTGATCAAGGGCAACACCACGTTGGGTGTCACGAACCAGCCCACGCCAATTGACCCAGAGCAATGGTATAATTATGTATGGAAGTTCGTGCACTTGCACCACCCGCCTCTGTCTGTGCGCGGGAAGACGACATCGTATCTGGGAGAGTTGGTTAGTAAGGTTACGATGGATAAAGACATTCCGCAGACGA CGTTGAATAACTTCACCGGATTTTCTATTGATGACAGCACACTCATCGAGGCCCGCGAAGATGGCACCAATCTCCTCGCCAACGCCACCCTTCCCAATCCCTCAGTCGTTACCTTGGAAATC GGCAACACAACACTGAACCTCTTTAGCGGCGATCTGCTCCTTGGTAATGCCACTCTCCCCAACCTCTTCCTCCGCCCCGGAAACCACGCCACCCCCGTCGAAGGCATCCTCGACATCAAGAAACTCTTCAACAAAGACAACCTGAGCCAAATCGTCAAAGACCAAGCCGAGTCCCTCAAGAAAGGCAATCTGAAGCTTAAAACCATAGGCACCAATGTCATGTGGAATGGCGTCCAGGTCCCCTACTACACGAAGGTCATGCAGGGTCTCACCCTGGAAGCAGATGTGCCAATAGCAGGGTTACTCGGCAACACTGTCCACAGTCTATTAAACGGCAAGGACAATCCATTGGCGAATATTTCCATCACCGAGCCGGAGACGGATGACAGTGATGGGAGTATCTTGGATGGGACTGGACTGGATAATCTGAGGAAACTCAAGAGGGCTATGAGCGATGTTGATTTGAGTAAATACAGCGGGAGGAAACGCGGAATGGAAATGACCATTGCGGATCTCATGGCGACGTTATAA
- the MCA1_3 gene encoding caspase family protein (COG:D,O;~EggNog:ENOG410PGJT;~InterPro:IPR029030;~MEROPS:MER0114503;~PFAM:PF00656): MYHHRSNSWWPEYGHQYPPQGYYQQPPPPPQGYGYPPYHTPTPPSHSPSPYSHHRQQSWNDNLPPPPPQVPQHFGHGAPSNYHFQYSTCTGRRRALLIGINYLGQPNQLKGCINDVANMSTFLHEKHGYRREDMVILTDDQENPMSIPTKANMLRAMQWLVRDAQPNDSLFIHFSGHGGRTPDLDGDEDDGYDDVIYPVDYRTAGHIVDDDMHAIMVRPLRPGVRLTAIFDSCHSGTALDLPYVYSTQGVLKEPNLAKEAAQDLFSAITSYGNGDLSSMAETAIGFFKKAAIGSSARERTVMTKTSPADVVMFSGSKDTQTSADTFQDGEARGALSWAFIKSLERWPYQSYLQLLNTIRSELEDRYTQKPQLSCSHPLDTNLRFVM; this comes from the exons ATGTATCATCATCGTTCAAATTCTTGGTGGCCGGAATATGG tcatcaatatcctccgcAAGGCTACTACCAACAACCACCGCCTCCACCGCAAGGCTACGGCTATCCCCCGTACCACACCCCGACTCCGCCATCGCATTCCCCATCGCCATATTCTCACCACC GCCAACAATCATGGAACGACAACCTCCCCCCTCCACCCCCCCAAGTCCCCCAACACTTCGGCCACGGCGCCCCCTCGAACTACCACTTCCAATACTCCACCTGCACCGGTCGACGCCGCGCCCTGCTCATCGGAATCAACTACCTCGGCCAGCCCAACCAGCTGAAAGGCTGCATCAACGATGTCGCGAACATGTCGACCTTCCTGCATGAGAAGCATGGTTATCGGCGCGAGGATATGGTGATTCTCACAGATGATCAGGAGAATCCTATGAGTATTCCGACCAAGGCGAATATGTTACGCGCGATGCAATGGCTGGTGAGGGATGCGCAGCCGAATGATTCGTTGTTTATTCATTTTTCGG GCCACGGTGGAAGAACACCCGATCTGGACGGCGATGAAGACGACG GCTACGACGACGTAATTTACCCCGTAGACTACCGCACAGCCGGCCACATCGTCGACGACGACATGCACGCCATCATGGTGCGACCCCTCCGCCCCGGTGTCCGACTAACTGCCATCTTCGACTCGTGCCATTCCGGCACAGCCCTGGACCTTCCCTACGTGTACTCGACGCAAGGGGTACTCAAAGAACCCAATCTCGCCAAAGAAGCCGCGCAAGATCTATTCTCCGCCATCACCTCATACGGCAACGGCGATCTGTCAAGCATGGCGGAGACGGCGATCGGGTTCTTCAAGAAAGCGGCGATTGGGAGTTCGGCAAGGGAGCGGACGGTCATGACCAAGACGTCGCCCGCGGATGTGGTGATGTTTTCAGGGTCCAAAGACACGCAGACTTCGGCGGATACGTTCCAGGACGGTGAGGCGCGGGGCGCGTTGAGTTGGGCGTTTATCAAGTCGTTGGAACGGTGGCCGTACCAGAGTTACCTGCAATTGTTGAATACGATCCGGTCGGAGCTAGAGGATCGGTATACGCAGAAGCCACAGCTGAGCTGTAGTCATCCCTTAG ATACCAATTTGCGATTCGTTATGTAG